Proteins from one Procambarus clarkii isolate CNS0578487 chromosome 8, FALCON_Pclarkii_2.0, whole genome shotgun sequence genomic window:
- the LOC138362242 gene encoding uncharacterized PE-PGRS family protein PE_PGRS46-like, whose protein sequence is MAAIIRSLLYLGVVGACLAQQRTYLPPTNGFSGNGGNGANGNGNGAYTNGNGNGNGLNGNGAYSTSNGNGNGNGVNGNGVYTNGNGNGNGNGVNGNGAFTNGNGNGNGLNGNGAYTNGNGNGNGNGVNGNGVYTKGNGNGNGNGVNGNGAYTNGNGNGNGVNGNGAYTNGNGNGNGNGVNGNGAYTNGNGNGNGNGVNGNGAYTNGNGNGNGNGVNGNGAYSNGNGNGNGNGVNGNGAYTNGNGNGNGNGVNGNGVYTNGNGAVNGIFNGIFDPIAALGDAIGGGGVPGVDYPILVSVPLTGFSCTGQIPGYYADTAPEAGCQVFHICQADGRSDSFLCPNGTIFNQQYFVCDWWYNFDCSTAQQFYGLNAQIGVIIANSNGNGVGVVNGNGLVNGNGNGAVVNGNGYTIGNGLVNGNGNGAAVNGNGYTNGNGLVNGNGAAVNGNGYTNGNGPVNGNGNGYTKGNGNGNGVPVNGNGYTNGNGLVNGYGNGAAVNGNGYTNGNGLVNGNGNGAAVNGNGYTNGNGLVHGNGNGAAVNGNGYTNGNGLVNGNGNGAAVNGNGYTNGNGLVNGNGNGAAVNGNGYTNGNGLVNGNSNGAAVNGNGYTNGNGLVNGNGNGAAVNGNGYTSGNGLVNGNGNGATGNGNGFTNGNVNGYTSTNGNGKVNAPVGLYQTPSI, encoded by the exons ATGGCGGCCATCATCAGGAGCCTCCTTTACCTTG GTGTTGTGGGCGCGTGTCTGGCTCAGCAACGGACTTACCTCCCGCCAACCAACGGATTCAGCGGTAACGGAGGAAATGGAGCCAATGGAAACGGTAATGGTGCTTACACAAACGGCAATGGAAATGGCAACGGCCTAAACGGTAATGGTGCTTATTCAACAAGCAATGGAAATGGCAACGGTAACGGTGTAAACGGTAATGGTGTTTACACAAACGGCAATGGAAATGGCAACGGTAACGGTGTAAATGGTAATGGTGCTTTCACAAACGGCAATGGAAACGGCAACGGCCTAAATGGTAATGGTGCTTACACAAACGGCAATGGAAATGGCAACGGTAACGGTGTAAATGGTAATGGTGTTTACACAAAGGGCAATGGAAATGGCAACGGTAACGGTGTAAATGGTAACGGTGCTTACACAAACGGCAATGGAAACGGTAACGGTGTAAATGGTAATGGTGCTTACACAAACGGCAATGGAAATGGCAACGGTAACGGTGTAAATGGTAACGGTGCTTACACAAACGGCAATGGAAATGGCAACGGTAACGGTGTAAATGGTAATGGTGCTTACACAAACGGCAATGGAAATGGCAACGGTAACGGTGTAAATGGTAACGGTGCTTACTCAAACGGCAATGGAAATGGCAACGGTAACGGTGTAAATGGTAATGGCGCTTACACAAACGGCAATGGAAATGGCAACGGTAACGGTGTAAATGGTAATGGTGTTTACACAAACGGCAACGGTGCCGTTAACGGGATCTTTAACGGCATTTTCGACCCCATCGCTGCCCTTGGTGACGCTATTGGAGGCGGAGGCGTCCCCGGCGTGGACTATCCCATCCTGGTTTCTGTCCCACTCACCGGATTCTCCTGCACCGGACAAATCCCCGGATACTACGCTGATACTGCCCCAGAGGCCGGATGTCAG GTTTTCCACATCTGCCAGGCTGATGGCAGGAGCGACTCTTTCCTCTGTCCCAACGGCACCATCTTCAACCAGCAGTACttcgtgtgtgactggtggtacaACTTCGACTGTTCCACCGCCCAGCAGTTCTACGGTCTCAACGCTCAGATCGGCGTGATTATCGCAAACTCCAACGGCAATGGAGTTGGAGTTGTTAATGGCAATGGTCTCGTCAACGGTAATGGTAACGGAGCTGTAGTTAATGGGAATGGATATACTATTGGCAACGGTCTCGTCAACGGCAATGGTAACGGAGCTGCAGTTAATGGGAATGGATATACGAATGGCAACGGTCTCGTCAACGGTAATGGAGCTGCAGTTAATGGTAATGGATATACCAATGGCAATGGTCCCGTCAACGGCAATGGTAATGGATATACTAAAGGCAACGGTAATGGTAATGGCGTTCCAGTTAACGGTAACGGATATACGAATGGCAACGGTCTCGTCAACGGTTATGGTAACGGAGCTGCAGTCAATGGGAACGGATATACCAATGGCAACGGTCTCGTCAACGGCAATGGTAACGGAGCTGCAGTCAATGGGAACGGATATACCAATGGCAACGGTCTCGTCCACGGTAATGGTAACGGAGCTGCAGTCAACGGGAACGGATATACCAATGGCAACGGTCTCGTCAACGGTAATGGTAACGGAGCTGCTGTTAATGGGAACGGATATACCAATGGCAACGGTCTCGTCAACGGTAATGGTAACGGAGCTGCAGTTAATGGGAACGGATATACCAATGGCAACGGTCTCGTCAACGGTAATAGTAACGGAGCTGCAGTTAATGGGAACGGATATACCAATGGCAACGGTCTCGTCAACGGTAATGGTAACGGAGCTGCAGTTAATGGGAACGGATATACCAGTGGCAACGGTCTCGTCAACGGTAATGGTAATGGAGC